One part of the Polyangiaceae bacterium genome encodes these proteins:
- a CDS encoding DUF692 domain-containing protein, giving the protein MSETIAPRLGVPDHGVGIGLRVPHYRTILETRPSVDFFEVISENFMVPGGKPRYHLEAVLESYKIIQHGVSLGIGSPDPLDMDYLKRLKELVRVVKPAWLSDHFCWGAADGVNIHDLLPLPYTRAAVARVVERAKMVQDFLEVRFALENTSSYLSYTSSQMSEWDFVSEVVERADIGLMFDVNNVFVSAYNHGFDPYDFIHHVPHERIVQIHLAGHTNLGTHIIDTHSGHVIDAVWDLYRETIELTGAVSTLIEWDDEIPELSVVLQEAERAREVRQAALDARALRESKGEPTSPSYVPHPPPRPIRVEEAQHGWSVGGPREHASQEAGSVA; this is encoded by the coding sequence ATGTCTGAAACCATCGCACCTCGCCTAGGCGTCCCCGACCACGGAGTCGGCATCGGTCTGCGCGTGCCGCACTATCGCACCATCTTGGAGACTCGTCCGAGCGTGGACTTCTTCGAGGTGATCTCGGAGAACTTCATGGTCCCAGGGGGCAAGCCCCGCTACCACCTGGAGGCGGTGCTCGAGTCCTACAAGATAATTCAGCACGGCGTTTCCCTAGGGATAGGCTCACCTGACCCGCTCGATATGGACTACTTGAAGCGCCTGAAGGAGCTGGTGCGCGTCGTGAAGCCGGCGTGGTTGAGCGACCACTTCTGCTGGGGCGCTGCGGACGGCGTGAACATCCACGACCTCTTGCCACTGCCCTACACCAGGGCGGCGGTCGCTCGCGTCGTCGAGCGCGCGAAGATGGTGCAAGACTTCCTCGAGGTGCGCTTCGCGCTCGAAAACACCTCGAGCTACCTGAGCTACACCTCGAGCCAGATGTCGGAGTGGGACTTCGTGAGCGAAGTGGTGGAGCGAGCAGACATTGGCCTGATGTTCGACGTGAACAATGTCTTCGTGTCCGCCTACAATCACGGCTTCGACCCGTACGACTTCATTCACCACGTGCCTCACGAGCGCATCGTTCAGATCCACCTTGCTGGGCACACGAACCTCGGTACGCACATCATCGACACCCACTCTGGCCACGTGATCGACGCCGTTTGGGATTTGTACCGCGAGACCATCGAGCTGACTGGAGCCGTATCCACGCTGATTGAGTGGGACGACGAAATCCCGGAGCTCTCCGTCGTGCTCCAGGAGGCCGAGCGCGCCCGCGAGGTACGGCAGGCGGCGCTCGACGCTCGCGCTTTGCGTGAGAGCAAAGGCGAGCCCACGTCACCGAGCTACGTGCCTCACCCCCCGCCCCGTCCGATCCGTGTCGAGGAGGCTCAGCACGGCTGGAGTGTTGGCGGGCCGAGAGAGCATGCGAGCCAAGAGGCCGGGAGCGTCGCGTGA
- a CDS encoding putative DNA-binding domain-containing protein, which translates to MSLELDPAETQELDELQRWMAVKLRELRGLPKSPETSALSRERFTGNDRLKPVEQLEIYRQQFWLRHTSALLEDFPGLSGVLGQADWERLIESYLLEQPPTSFTLRDLGALLPAHVANSEWLASRELCEDMAKLEWAYVELFDAALLPPVSAEKIASVPEDAWNTARLVLQPSLQFVSSRYPVAELRLTLRKSQGEHHSGAIALPEAKAERLVLYRRGNEMYREPLSHASFALLLELQGGAPLLAACEAVGSELPEAASEVESQIGPWFQRWASLGWVVDVEV; encoded by the coding sequence GTGAGCCTCGAACTGGACCCCGCGGAAACGCAAGAGCTGGACGAACTGCAGCGCTGGATGGCCGTCAAGCTGAGGGAGCTGCGCGGCTTGCCAAAGAGCCCCGAGACCTCAGCGCTATCTCGCGAGCGCTTCACTGGAAACGACCGGCTGAAACCCGTTGAGCAGCTGGAGATCTATCGTCAGCAGTTTTGGCTCCGCCACACGAGCGCGCTGCTCGAAGACTTTCCAGGGTTGAGCGGCGTGCTCGGGCAGGCCGACTGGGAGCGCTTGATCGAGAGCTACTTGCTCGAGCAGCCGCCGACCAGCTTCACGCTCCGCGACCTCGGCGCGCTGTTACCTGCCCATGTCGCGAACTCCGAGTGGCTCGCTTCCCGAGAGCTGTGTGAAGACATGGCGAAGCTCGAGTGGGCCTACGTTGAGCTTTTCGACGCGGCTCTGTTGCCGCCAGTGTCCGCGGAGAAGATCGCCAGCGTGCCAGAGGATGCGTGGAATACAGCGCGGCTAGTCTTGCAGCCGAGCCTGCAGTTCGTTTCCTCGAGGTACCCAGTAGCCGAGCTACGGCTCACGCTGCGCAAGTCTCAGGGCGAACACCACAGCGGAGCAATCGCGCTACCGGAGGCCAAGGCTGAGCGGCTGGTGTTGTATCGCCGCGGAAACGAGATGTACCGTGAGCCGCTGAGCCACGCGAGCTTCGCTCTGCTCCTCGAGCTGCAGGGCGGCGCGCCATTGCTGGCCGCCTGTGAGGCCGTGGGCAGCGAACTGCCTGAGGCAGCGAGCGAGGTCGAGTCGCAGATCGGTCCATGGTTTCAGCGTTGGGCGTCCCTCGGCTGGGTCGTCGACGTGGAGGTCTGA